From the Nocardiopsis changdeensis genome, one window contains:
- a CDS encoding PrgI family protein: MDREPSTWQAQIPTDIDVPEPILWGLTARQLLIMAPAVLLGWALFTTVSALTSPISAVLAAAVPIGCAWVLSRTRRDGIGLDHRLWLAARWHTSPRTRDPDAELPPIAADGVIDHRHRCAVVLECTTVPFHLASGQDQDRMLAAWAALLDSLTEPIQILIQRRRTDLDPHLRLLRSHLDRLPEALCRSARAHAVFLASLQHHHDLIHHRVLLVLTHRGPEEQNGDALLLRAHDIAAQLAALGVRVRVHDGPGVQLLLTSFPAPATAESGSEPATTEAATTEER; the protein is encoded by the coding sequence ATGGACCGCGAACCGTCCACCTGGCAGGCGCAGATCCCCACCGACATCGACGTTCCCGAACCGATCCTGTGGGGCCTGACCGCCCGCCAACTCCTCATCATGGCCCCGGCCGTCCTGCTCGGATGGGCGCTCTTCACCACCGTCTCCGCCCTGACGTCCCCGATCTCCGCGGTCCTTGCCGCCGCCGTGCCCATCGGCTGCGCCTGGGTGCTCTCCCGGACCCGCCGCGACGGCATCGGGCTGGACCACCGTCTGTGGCTGGCCGCCCGCTGGCACACCAGCCCGCGCACCCGCGACCCCGACGCCGAGCTTCCGCCCATCGCCGCCGACGGCGTCATCGACCACCGACACCGCTGCGCCGTGGTTTTGGAGTGCACCACCGTCCCGTTCCACCTGGCCTCCGGCCAGGACCAGGACCGGATGCTCGCCGCCTGGGCCGCCCTCCTGGACTCCCTGACCGAACCCATCCAGATCCTGATCCAGCGCCGCCGCACCGACCTGGACCCCCACCTGCGCCTGTTGCGCTCCCACCTGGACCGGCTACCCGAGGCCCTGTGCCGCTCCGCCCGCGCCCATGCCGTCTTCCTCGCCTCGCTCCAGCACCACCACGACCTCATCCACCACCGCGTGCTGCTGGTCCTCACCCACCGCGGCCCCGAGGAACAGAACGGCGACGCCCTACTCCTGCGCGCCCACGACATCGCCGCCCAACTCGCCGCCCTGGGTGTGCGAGTCCGCGTCCATGACGGGCCCGGTGTTCAGCTCCTCCTGACCTCCTTCCCGGCCCCCGCCACCGCAGAATCCGGCAGCGAACCGGCCACGACCGAGGCGGCCACCACGGAGGAACGATGA
- a CDS encoding pilin, which produces MANRRRSTPPHRKWVRPTAVTVALLLGPALLLGDLATAWADGAGAYAGHLRDVVRRLTRLGQALALSVAVLFTVVAGLRWTAAGGDPGEIDRAKRALSGAGIGYLIALCGEALLMALEYVTEYEY; this is translated from the coding sequence ATGGCGAACCGACGACGGAGCACACCACCACACCGGAAATGGGTCCGGCCCACGGCCGTGACCGTGGCCCTGCTCCTGGGCCCGGCCCTGCTGCTGGGAGATCTGGCCACTGCCTGGGCCGATGGGGCCGGCGCCTACGCCGGGCACCTGCGCGACGTGGTGCGCCGCCTGACCCGCCTGGGCCAAGCCCTCGCCCTGTCCGTGGCGGTGCTCTTCACCGTGGTCGCCGGACTGCGCTGGACCGCCGCCGGAGGCGACCCCGGCGAGATAGACCGCGCCAAGCGCGCCCTATCCGGAGCCGGGATCGGCTACCTCATCGCCCTGTGCGGCGAGGCCCTGCTCATGGCCCTGGAATACGTCACGGAGTACGAGTACTGA
- a CDS encoding methyltransferase domain-containing protein, which produces MFISARSFEEYRAMFALTEHDLSLRILDCPGGAAGFVAEAGARGTDAVAVDPQYGADRGRLGELALREIEHRHTELVDGDADFVWTWFEGPEQYTRMRSEAARAFARDIAARPDRYVEGSLPHLPFPDRSFDLVLSSHLLFSYGEQMDEDFHREALLELVRVSRWQVRLYPLFLHTRFRRYPALEEMREALAGYGIASRVEPVDYACDPGDQEMLVLECADRGALPAREPDPDAARRHHDPVRWRHLDAASERTASSEA; this is translated from the coding sequence GTGTTCATCAGCGCACGCTCCTTCGAGGAGTACCGGGCGATGTTCGCCCTCACCGAGCACGACCTGTCCCTGCGGATCCTGGACTGTCCGGGCGGCGCGGCCGGCTTCGTGGCGGAGGCCGGGGCCCGCGGCACGGACGCCGTGGCCGTGGACCCCCAGTACGGGGCCGACCGCGGTCGACTGGGCGAACTGGCGCTGCGGGAGATCGAGCACAGGCACACCGAACTGGTCGACGGCGACGCCGACTTCGTGTGGACCTGGTTCGAGGGCCCCGAGCAGTACACGCGGATGCGCTCGGAGGCGGCGCGCGCGTTCGCCCGCGACATCGCGGCCAGGCCGGACCGCTACGTCGAGGGCTCCCTTCCCCACCTGCCCTTCCCCGACCGCTCCTTCGACCTGGTGCTCAGTTCCCACCTGCTGTTCTCCTACGGGGAGCAGATGGACGAGGACTTCCACCGCGAGGCCCTGCTGGAGCTGGTACGGGTATCCCGGTGGCAGGTGCGCCTGTACCCGCTGTTCCTGCACACGCGCTTCCGGCGCTACCCGGCGCTGGAGGAGATGCGGGAGGCCCTGGCCGGGTACGGGATCGCCTCGCGGGTGGAGCCGGTGGACTACGCTTGCGACCCCGGAGACCAGGAGATGCTGGTCCTGGAGTGCGCCGACCGCGGGGCTCTGCCCGCCCGGGAGCCGGATCCCGACGCGGCCCGGCGCCATCACGACCCGGTGCGGTGGCGCCACCTGGACGCCGCCTCGGAGCGAACGGCCTCGTCCGAGGCATAG
- a CDS encoding class F sortase — protein sequence MGRHTRPDRRGDSSAAAVTAAYAGIGVALLTVGLGQTFAPPPPSFAVGAPAPEAPVRAGASAQAEAPTALGRSAPMSLTAPAIGLRTSHMVELGLSHDRRLEAPEEWDAVGWYSRGAAPGQEGPAVLAGHLDSPTGPAVFHRLDGLREQDTVSVERADGTVVDFAVYAVERHAKDDFPTEEVYGDTERPELRLITCGGDFDAATGHYTDNVVVFAALVEAAEPAGDARDAGVPATDPVTE from the coding sequence ATGGGCCGCCACACGCGGCCCGACCGCCGCGGCGATTCCAGCGCCGCGGCGGTCACGGCGGCGTACGCGGGGATCGGTGTCGCGCTCCTGACGGTGGGGCTGGGCCAGACCTTCGCCCCTCCCCCGCCGTCCTTCGCAGTGGGCGCGCCGGCCCCCGAGGCCCCGGTCCGGGCGGGCGCCTCGGCGCAGGCCGAGGCCCCCACAGCATTGGGGAGGTCGGCTCCGATGTCCCTGACCGCTCCGGCGATCGGCCTGCGCACCTCGCACATGGTGGAACTCGGCCTGAGCCACGACCGCCGCCTCGAGGCCCCGGAGGAGTGGGACGCCGTCGGATGGTACTCGCGGGGCGCCGCGCCCGGCCAGGAGGGCCCCGCCGTGCTGGCGGGCCACCTGGACTCCCCCACCGGGCCGGCCGTCTTCCACCGGCTGGACGGGCTGCGGGAGCAGGACACCGTCTCGGTCGAACGCGCCGACGGCACCGTGGTGGACTTCGCCGTCTACGCGGTGGAGCGCCACGCCAAGGACGACTTCCCGACGGAGGAGGTCTACGGGGACACCGAACGCCCCGAGCTGCGGCTCATCACGTGCGGCGGTGACTTCGACGCCGCCACCGGCCACTACACGGACAACGTCGTGGTCTTCGCCGCCCTCGTGGAGGCCGCGGAGCCCGCCGGGGACGCCAGGGACGCCGGGGTGCCCGCAACGGACCCCGTCACGGAATGA
- a CDS encoding acetoacetate decarboxylase family protein, which produces MSPNPQDTVEVDLGGRTVAVPRGGLYDRYRMDTDLEEVARDPRVSGVDFFRRLPKTRVESPIGPTLTPNFYYRISTARVTMLARSRALRSRLPAELDPLEVAPGLGLASVVFFRYDVCDIDFYTEAAVAIPVRPARHGRLGFVDLAWGLKNDDLHAYVLSLPVSSDIARVRGHDGYGFPKWVTGLDVDIDADRTTARVLDDAGGDDLTLSAPTPAQTAYPSGERVSTLTSYTTIGGAWHATLNQTNVLSAGGTRSPRGLVLKAGRGRMSDDLRSLDPIRTLRLDVTTEGQAALHMPVPVSVPDRRRGDGRGRR; this is translated from the coding sequence ATGTCACCGAACCCGCAGGACACGGTCGAGGTCGACCTCGGCGGCCGCACGGTCGCCGTTCCCAGGGGCGGCCTGTACGACCGCTACCGGATGGACACCGACCTGGAGGAGGTCGCCCGCGATCCGCGTGTCAGCGGCGTCGACTTCTTCCGCCGGCTGCCCAAGACCAGGGTCGAGTCGCCCATCGGCCCGACGCTCACGCCGAACTTCTACTACCGGATCTCCACGGCCCGGGTCACGATGCTCGCCCGGTCCCGCGCGCTCCGCTCCCGCCTGCCCGCGGAGCTGGACCCGCTGGAGGTCGCACCCGGCCTCGGCCTGGCCTCGGTCGTGTTCTTCCGCTACGACGTGTGCGACATCGACTTCTACACCGAGGCCGCCGTCGCGATCCCGGTCCGGCCCGCCCGGCACGGCCGCCTCGGGTTCGTCGACCTCGCCTGGGGCCTCAAGAACGACGACCTCCACGCCTACGTCCTGTCCCTGCCGGTCAGCAGCGACATCGCCCGGGTCCGCGGGCACGACGGCTACGGCTTCCCCAAGTGGGTCACCGGCCTCGACGTCGACATCGACGCCGACCGGACCACCGCCCGGGTCCTCGACGACGCCGGCGGGGACGACCTGACGCTGTCGGCGCCCACGCCCGCCCAGACCGCGTACCCGTCCGGTGAGCGGGTCTCGACGCTCACCTCCTACACGACGATCGGCGGCGCCTGGCACGCCACCCTGAACCAGACCAACGTGCTCTCGGCGGGCGGCACCCGCTCGCCGCGCGGACTCGTCCTCAAGGCGGGCCGCGGCCGCATGTCCGACGACCTGCGCTCGCTCGACCCGATCCGGACGCTCCGGCTCGACGTCACCACCGAGGGCCAGGCCGCGCTGCACATGCCGGTGCCGGTCTCGGTTCCGGACCGCCGGCGCGGAGACGGGAGGGGACGGCGATGA
- a CDS encoding TetR/AcrR family transcriptional regulator — translation MSQANSKYHHGDLRAACLRAARELLEEDGGAALSLRAVARRAGVSATAPYRHFADRDALVSAVAAQGYRELAEYLAGAHPAPRTPDDLAEIAIAYVRFALERPALFRAMFAEPCDPDSEERVAATAAIWEYVHGIVHGVFPGADPEALSVGVWSFVHGLAFLHLDGKLDADDPGAVADRVREAVRALLTASAAMRGATA, via the coding sequence GTGTCGCAAGCGAACAGCAAGTACCACCACGGCGACCTGCGGGCCGCCTGTCTGCGCGCGGCCCGGGAACTGCTCGAGGAGGACGGCGGAGCCGCGCTGTCCCTGCGGGCGGTGGCCCGGCGGGCCGGGGTGTCGGCCACGGCCCCCTACCGCCACTTCGCCGACCGCGACGCGCTCGTCTCCGCGGTCGCAGCCCAGGGGTACCGCGAACTCGCCGAGTACCTCGCCGGAGCCCACCCCGCGCCCCGGACCCCGGACGACCTGGCCGAGATCGCCATCGCCTACGTCCGCTTCGCGCTGGAGCGCCCGGCCCTGTTCCGCGCGATGTTCGCCGAGCCCTGCGATCCCGACAGCGAGGAACGGGTCGCCGCGACCGCCGCGATCTGGGAGTACGTCCACGGCATCGTCCACGGGGTCTTCCCCGGGGCCGACCCCGAGGCGCTCTCCGTCGGGGTGTGGTCGTTCGTCCACGGCCTGGCGTTCCTCCACCTGGACGGCAAACTCGACGCCGACGACCCCGGGGCGGTCGCCGACCGGGTCCGGGAGGCCGTCCGGGCGCTGCTCACGGCCTCCGCCGCGATGCGGGGGGCGACGGCGTGA
- a CDS encoding NADH:flavin oxidoreductase/NADH oxidase family protein — MTGGLYSPLRLRSGAVLPNRIAKAAMEENMAGEGQLPDGRLVSLYRRWSAGGTSLLITGNVMVHAEALTGPAGVVLDEAAPLGPFTEWARAAKSGGAAVWMQINHPGRQVQADMPGVVWGPSAVGVDLGRLSRNFGRPTAMTPEQIRATVERFAVTAARAEQAGFDGVEIHAAHGYLLSQFLSPLVNQRTDAWGGSLENRARMLLDVVRAVRAAVSPSFAVAVKLNSADFQRGGFDVDDARRVIAMLEPLGTDLVELSGGSYESPAMTGRSADERTRAREAYFLDLARELVETSPLPLMLTGGVTRRATAEAVLASGVAVVGMGTALAVTPDLPARWRDGREADRPMRPVTWSNKALASAASMAQVRHQLRRIARGRSTRPGTLPAYALLREQIGQRRALRRYRAWLSAPRTAPARAGR; from the coding sequence ATGACCGGCGGATTGTACTCCCCCCTGCGCCTGCGCTCCGGGGCGGTTCTGCCCAACCGGATCGCCAAGGCGGCCATGGAGGAGAACATGGCGGGAGAGGGCCAGCTGCCCGACGGGCGGCTGGTGTCGCTGTACCGGCGCTGGTCGGCGGGCGGCACCAGCCTGCTCATCACCGGCAACGTCATGGTCCACGCCGAGGCCCTGACCGGACCCGCCGGCGTGGTCCTCGACGAGGCGGCGCCACTGGGGCCCTTCACCGAATGGGCGCGGGCCGCCAAGTCCGGCGGCGCCGCGGTGTGGATGCAGATCAACCACCCCGGCCGCCAGGTGCAGGCCGACATGCCCGGCGTCGTGTGGGGCCCGTCGGCGGTGGGCGTCGACCTGGGCCGCCTCAGCAGGAACTTCGGCCGCCCCACCGCCATGACCCCCGAGCAGATCCGAGCCACCGTGGAAAGGTTCGCGGTCACGGCGGCCCGCGCCGAGCAGGCCGGGTTCGACGGGGTCGAGATCCACGCCGCGCACGGCTACCTGCTGTCGCAGTTCCTGTCCCCGCTGGTCAACCAGCGCACCGACGCCTGGGGCGGGTCGCTGGAGAACCGGGCGCGGATGCTGCTGGACGTGGTGCGCGCGGTCCGCGCCGCCGTCTCGCCGTCCTTCGCGGTGGCGGTGAAGCTCAACTCCGCCGACTTCCAGCGCGGCGGGTTCGACGTGGACGACGCGCGACGGGTGATCGCGATGCTCGAACCCCTCGGCACCGACCTGGTGGAGCTGTCCGGCGGCAGCTACGAGAGCCCGGCGATGACCGGCCGCTCCGCCGACGAGCGCACCCGGGCCCGCGAGGCCTACTTCCTGGACCTGGCCCGGGAACTGGTGGAGACCAGCCCGCTGCCGCTGATGCTCACCGGCGGCGTCACCCGGCGCGCCACCGCCGAGGCGGTGCTGGCGAGCGGCGTCGCGGTCGTCGGCATGGGCACCGCACTGGCCGTCACCCCGGACCTGCCCGCCCGCTGGCGCGACGGGCGCGAGGCCGACCGGCCGATGCGGCCGGTCACCTGGTCGAACAAGGCGCTGGCCTCGGCCGCGAGCATGGCGCAGGTCCGCCACCAGCTGCGGCGCATCGCCCGCGGCAGGTCCACCCGGCCCGGCACCCTCCCGGCGTACGCCCTGCTCCGCGAGCAGATCGGGCAGCGCCGGGCGCTGCGCCGCTACCGGGCCTGGCTGTCCGCCCCGCGGACCGCGCCGGCACGGGCCGGCCGCTGA
- a CDS encoding type 1 glutamine amidotransferase domain-containing protein has translation MTSVLQVISAADRWTLNDGTVHPSGYWAEEVAVPHRIFTEAGWDITIATPGGRAPTLDRLSLGLAGGTPGKRRAVEAYLEEIKDALDHPVALDSVDADDFDLVFYPGGHGPMEDLAYDATSGALLADRLASGRPLALLCHAPAAILAATGPDGASPFAGRRMTGLSNREELLNRFARKAPWLLEDRLKEAGVEYSKGLIPLRPHIVVDGGLYTGQNPQSSEKLAERLVADITAASSGAGR, from the coding sequence ATGACGAGCGTGCTCCAAGTGATCAGTGCGGCCGACCGCTGGACGCTGAACGACGGAACGGTCCACCCCTCCGGCTACTGGGCCGAGGAGGTCGCCGTCCCGCACCGGATCTTCACCGAGGCCGGATGGGACATCACCATCGCGACCCCCGGCGGCAGGGCCCCGACCCTGGACCGCCTCAGCCTCGGCCTCGCGGGCGGGACCCCGGGCAAGCGCCGTGCGGTCGAGGCCTACCTCGAGGAGATCAAGGACGCCCTCGACCACCCGGTCGCGCTCGACTCCGTCGACGCCGACGACTTCGACCTGGTCTTCTACCCGGGCGGGCACGGGCCGATGGAGGACCTCGCCTACGACGCGACCTCCGGCGCCCTGTTGGCCGACCGGCTGGCCTCGGGCCGCCCCCTCGCCCTGCTGTGCCACGCCCCGGCGGCGATCCTCGCCGCGACCGGCCCCGACGGCGCCTCGCCGTTCGCGGGCCGCCGGATGACCGGGCTGTCCAACCGGGAGGAACTGCTCAACCGGTTCGCCAGGAAGGCGCCCTGGCTCCTGGAGGACCGCCTCAAGGAGGCGGGCGTGGAGTACTCCAAGGGGCTGATTCCGCTGCGCCCGCACATCGTGGTCGACGGCGGCCTCTACACCGGGCAGAACCCGCAGTCCTCGGAGAAGCTCGCCGAGCGGCTGGTCGCCGACATCACCGCCGCGTCCTCCGGGGCCGGGCGCTGA
- a CDS encoding NAD(P)H-quinone oxidoreductase: MKAITIKEFGGPEVLEWTDVEDPVPAPGEVVVDVAAAALNRADAVQRIGLYPVPEGASPYPGLEVSGRIAALGSGVTGWEVGDEVAALLTGGGYAQKVAVPAGQLLTVPEGVGLVEAASLPEATATVWSNLFMTARLREGETLLVHGGAGGIGTMAIQIAEARGARVATTVGGPEQAARARELGADVVIDYRTEDFADHGPYDVILDIIGGSYLERNIRSLAVDGRLVVIGLQNGIEAPLNLADLVFKRLSVHGTTLRSRSAEQKAAIVAGVQEHVWPLVASGAVEPVIERTLPMSEAAEAHRLLEVGGHFGKILLVNG; the protein is encoded by the coding sequence ATGAAGGCGATCACGATCAAGGAGTTCGGCGGCCCCGAGGTGCTGGAGTGGACCGACGTCGAGGACCCGGTGCCCGCGCCCGGCGAGGTCGTCGTCGACGTTGCGGCTGCCGCCCTCAACCGGGCCGACGCCGTCCAGCGGATCGGCCTCTACCCCGTGCCCGAGGGCGCCTCTCCCTACCCGGGCCTGGAGGTCTCCGGCCGCATCGCCGCGCTCGGCTCCGGCGTGACCGGGTGGGAGGTGGGCGACGAGGTCGCCGCCCTGCTCACCGGCGGCGGCTACGCCCAGAAGGTCGCCGTCCCCGCGGGCCAGCTGCTCACGGTCCCCGAGGGGGTGGGCCTGGTCGAGGCCGCGTCCCTGCCCGAGGCGACCGCGACCGTGTGGTCCAACCTCTTCATGACCGCGCGCCTGCGCGAGGGGGAGACCCTCCTCGTGCACGGCGGGGCCGGGGGCATCGGCACCATGGCGATCCAGATCGCCGAGGCGCGGGGCGCCCGCGTGGCCACCACCGTCGGCGGCCCCGAGCAGGCCGCCCGCGCACGGGAGCTGGGCGCCGATGTGGTCATCGACTACCGCACCGAGGACTTCGCCGACCACGGACCCTACGACGTGATCCTCGACATCATCGGCGGAAGCTACCTGGAGCGCAACATCCGCTCCCTGGCCGTGGACGGGCGCCTGGTCGTCATCGGCCTCCAGAACGGCATCGAGGCGCCGCTCAACCTCGCCGACCTGGTGTTCAAGCGCCTGTCGGTCCACGGCACCACCCTGCGCTCGCGTTCCGCAGAGCAGAAGGCCGCCATCGTGGCCGGCGTTCAGGAGCACGTCTGGCCGCTGGTCGCGAGCGGGGCCGTCGAGCCGGTCATCGAGCGCACCCTGCCCATGTCCGAGGCCGCCGAGGCGCACCGGCTGCTGGAGGTGGGCGGGCACTTCGGCAAGATCCTGCTGGTCAACGGCTAG
- a CDS encoding transporter: MAVGVGLMLTRRLPTAFALVLLAVAIALIAGAPLTGEEESVVGTVLQEGAPRLAATMVAILLGSWLGTLLSETGIASTLVRKIVEFGGERPSLVAVGIFLVAILCGSITGSAPAAMLAGVVGIPAMIAVGVTPTVAAGTVLVGIAAGLPLELINWQFLSDAIGVPVATVQHFQLRMFPIALLGGLAYILVEMRRKGVRHTWAVRVGGGAGTGSRRERAARRRQRRGDAPWYALLTPLVPIVLALGLEIPIVPALLAGVVFALATAVPWREMTTTALRTLYRAFDVAAPPIVLFIAIGMLLAAVNLPGAVAALSPVVVAVSPGHVALFVLVFALLVPLALYRGPMNIFGLGAGVAGVLVAGGIYPAPAVVGLMASYGQVLGVSDPTSTQTVWSSQYAGVRPERSMLSTLPYTWAIAVAGLCLTAYLYLL; the protein is encoded by the coding sequence ATGGCGGTGGGCGTCGGCCTGATGCTGACGCGCCGCCTGCCCACCGCCTTCGCCCTCGTCCTGCTCGCCGTCGCCATCGCCCTCATCGCCGGAGCACCGCTCACCGGCGAGGAGGAGAGCGTGGTCGGCACCGTCCTCCAGGAGGGCGCGCCGCGCCTGGCCGCGACCATGGTGGCCATCCTGCTGGGCAGCTGGCTGGGCACCCTCCTGTCCGAGACCGGCATCGCCTCCACGCTCGTCCGCAAGATCGTGGAGTTCGGCGGGGAGCGCCCCTCCCTGGTGGCGGTCGGCATCTTCCTGGTCGCGATCCTGTGCGGCAGCATCACCGGCTCGGCGCCGGCGGCGATGCTCGCCGGGGTGGTGGGCATCCCGGCGATGATCGCCGTGGGGGTCACACCCACGGTCGCGGCGGGCACGGTGCTGGTCGGCATCGCCGCCGGCCTGCCCCTGGAGCTCATCAACTGGCAGTTCCTCTCCGACGCGATCGGGGTGCCGGTGGCCACCGTCCAGCACTTCCAGCTGCGCATGTTCCCGATCGCCCTGCTCGGCGGGCTGGCCTACATCCTCGTGGAGATGCGCCGCAAGGGCGTGCGGCACACCTGGGCGGTGCGGGTCGGCGGGGGCGCCGGGACGGGCTCCCGGCGCGAGCGGGCCGCCCGGCGGCGGCAGCGCCGCGGGGACGCGCCCTGGTACGCCCTGCTCACCCCGCTGGTGCCCATCGTCCTGGCCCTGGGCCTGGAGATCCCCATCGTCCCGGCGCTGCTGGCCGGTGTGGTGTTCGCCCTGGCCACCGCCGTGCCCTGGCGGGAGATGACGACCACGGCCCTGCGCACCCTCTACCGGGCGTTCGACGTGGCGGCGCCGCCCATCGTGCTGTTCATCGCCATCGGCATGCTGCTGGCCGCGGTGAACCTGCCCGGCGCGGTCGCGGCCCTGAGCCCGGTCGTGGTCGCCGTCAGCCCGGGCCACGTCGCCCTGTTCGTGCTGGTGTTCGCCCTGCTGGTGCCGCTGGCCCTGTACCGGGGGCCGATGAACATCTTCGGCCTCGGCGCCGGTGTGGCCGGGGTGCTGGTGGCCGGGGGCATCTACCCGGCCCCGGCGGTGGTGGGGCTGATGGCCTCCTACGGCCAGGTCCTGGGCGTCTCCGACCCGACCAGCACGCAGACCGTGTGGAGCTCCCAGTACGCGGGGGTGCGCCCGGAGCGCTCGATGCTGTCCACCCTGCCCTACACCTGGGCGATCGCCGTCGCGGGCCTGTGCCTGACCGCCTACCTCTACCTGCTGTGA